Below is a window of Vulpes vulpes isolate BD-2025 chromosome 5, VulVul3, whole genome shotgun sequence DNA.
ggcaggggggggcacTGCAGACGGTGGGAGGTACCGAGCATCgccttgggggtggggacaggaccGAGGTGAGCCCAGGTCATGCTCCaccagtcccagccccagcccagggtgCCCTGCCTGcaccccgggggcctgggggactGGGTGCGCGTGGTGGGTGCAGGGGCCCATGGAGGCGGGAGGCGGGCCCGGTCAGACGTCCAGCACATGGTTCAGGTAGGAGATGTAGCAGATGGCCAGGCGCAGGATCTCGATCTTGGACAACTTCTTGTCGGGTGGCAGCGTGGGCAGCAGCTTGCGCAGCTCGGCGAAGGCCAGGTTGAAGGCTTCCACACGGATGCGCTCCCGCGTGGCGTGTGCCGTGCGGTACTTGGCGGTGGCCCGGCGCCGGCGCCGCCGCTCCTCGCGGCTCAGGTGCTGCAGGTCTTTGCGGGCTGCCTCCCCCGGCTCCAGCCCCCGGGCCTGGCCGCCCGgacccccaggcccagccccatcggggcccgccccgcccccgcagtCACTGAAGCCCGACTCGGTCTCGGAGTGGGTGGGAGGCAGGTCCAGCTCCATCGCATCAGAGTTGAGCATCATGATGGAAGGCCCCTGCCCAGGGAGATCGgggtctcctccccacccctcccgctGGGAGCCTGCGAGCCGCttgtgggaggggcaggaagggccTGCCGGACTGGGGTCGGCCACTGAGCTGAGGAGGTCAGAGCCACTTCAAGGTCCCATGGTCAGGGGTCCAGTCCGGAgcctggaggagagaaggggggaTTGATTGGGacggagggaggaagaaggggcagCTCAGTAgatgggggagcagaggagggtgCTGTAAGAGTGGGGGAACAGCAGAAAGGCGCTGAGGGGACAGGCCGGTGGACAGGTGCAAAGgggtaggaaggaggaaagatggtaagaaggggagagaatcctAGAAGGGAGCaacaggaaaggaggaggggtgAGGAAGGGTGGGGCAGGGTAAAACCCAGCAGGAGGATTAAAGTCCCCAGGCTGGGCAGCTCCTAGAAGGAAACACCAGAAGCGTCCTGACATCCGACTTGGCAGTCAGTGATTTCTTGGCTAGGACGCCCAAAGGAAGGCAACAAAGCAAAAGTGGACAAATGGGACTCCGTCGAACTTGAAAAGTTTTCTAAGTCAAgggacacaagcaggggagtgaaAAGGCAAGAGCTGCGGGAGAAAACACGTGCAAATCATGCATCTGATAAGGGGTGAGTATCTGGAATATTATAAAGaactctggggcagcccaggtggctcagtggtttagtgctgactttggcccagggcgtgatcctggagacgcaggatcgagtcccatgtcgggctccctgcatggagcctgcttctccctctgcctctctctgtctctcatctctcatgaataaataaataaaatcttaaaaaaaaaaaaaaagaactccgaCAGCAACAAAACATCAGACCACtcgattaaaaaatgagcagaggacttgaatggacatttctccaaagatgatacacagatggccagcaggcatgagaagatgcccaacatcactcatcaccagagaaaagcaaatcaaaaccacaaagaggggctcctgggtggctcagtcgatgaagcttctgcctttggctcaggtcatgatcccggggtcctgggatcaagccccacatcaggctccccgctccaGGCCGCTGGGCTCCCCTCCAggccgtagggagcctgcttgtccctctccctatgctgctccccctgcttattctctctctctctctctctctctctctgtccaataaataaatctttttaaaacaaaacaaacaaaaaccctccatGAGCTAAAACGTCACCCCCATGAGGACAGCTgccatcaaaacaaaaacaagacaagataataggtgttggtgaggacgtggagaaaccGAGTCCC
It encodes the following:
- the NHLH1 gene encoding helix-loop-helix protein 1, translating into MMLNSDAMELDLPPTHSETESGFSDCGGGAGPDGAGPGGPGGQARGLEPGEAARKDLQHLSREERRRRRRATAKYRTAHATRERIRVEAFNLAFAELRKLLPTLPPDKKLSKIEILRLAICYISYLNHVLDV